The Humulus lupulus chromosome 3, drHumLupu1.1, whole genome shotgun sequence genome window below encodes:
- the LOC133824174 gene encoding uncharacterized protein LOC133824174 has protein sequence MGGEDLRYALNRSKENWDSNNVLPLEPVRDLRMDEVCNAAQPREAADPNIQAQLDLLTQLVRDLTTSKLTDIEIERQRGYPFLERINQLHIPVKFKMPTWNMYTGREDPVSHIHNFELQTDIQGVRDDSRCRIFPPTLSKTAQQWFFKLQPGSIMPWDGFFRILYSQFSSAMPLPAEPNDLVAIKQGNNEPLKEYIQHFMRKQVLGTPPNPVEGSKNGGKNDKRDNRARGNSHQNDNKKPKTTEQPKLQEYVPKFTTYTILMESRADVFNVTEAVVPYKRPPPLRKDASRRDINKFFRFHNDYSHEINECNHLKEEIQFLIR, from the exons atgggaggtgaagaccttcgATATGCTCTTAATCGTAGCAAGGAAAATTGGGACTCAAACAATGTACTCCCTCTTGAGCCTGTTCGGGACTTGAGAATGGATGAGGTCTGTAATGCAGCACAGCCCCGGGAAGCTGCAGACCCTAACATCCAGGCCCAATTGGACCTGTTAACCCAATTAGTGAGGGACTTGACAACTTCCAAATTAACAGATATTGAAATAGAAAGGCAGAGAGGTTACCCATTTTTGGAACGCATTAATCAACTGCACATACCCgttaaattcaagatgccaacatggaACATGTATACTGGGCGAGAAGACCCAGTATCCCACATACACAACTTTGAGTTGCAAACTGACATCCAGGGGGTTCGGGATGATTctaggtgcaggatcttcccaccCACCCTGTCAAAAACCGCCCAGCAATGGTTTTTCAAGCTACAGCCAGGATCAATCATGCCATGGGATGGTTTTTTCCGCATATTATATTCTCAGTTCTCCTCGGCAATGCCCCTTCCAGCCGAGCCAAATGATTTGGTGGCCATAAAACAAGGGAACAACGAGCCTTTAAAAGAATACATTCAACATTTCAT GAGAAAACAAGTGCTGGGAACACCACCAAACCCTGTAGAAGGAAGTAAAAATGGGGGCAAGAACGACAAACGCGATAATAGAGCTAGGGGTAACAGTCACCAGAATGATAATAAGAAGCCTAAGACCACCGAGCAGCCAAAACTGCAAGAATACGTGCCCAAATTTACTACTTACACTATCCTAATGGAGTCCCGAGCAGATGTTTTCAATGTCACCGAGGCAGTAGTACCTTACAAGAGACCACCACCATTAAGGAAAGACGCTAGTAGACGggatataaataaattttttcggtttcacaatgactacaGTCATGAAATCAATGAGTGCAATCACCTAAAAGAGGAAATACAATTCCTCATTCGGTAG